From one Thalassospira lucentensis genomic stretch:
- the iolG gene encoding inositol 2-dehydrogenase, with the protein MLNIGLLGAGRIGITHAKAVQALPNAKIAKVFDPVDAAAENAIALTGATRATVEEIMADGNIHAVIIATPTDLHADQIELAARAGKAIFCEKPVDLDAGRVRDCLKVVEETGAVLMVGFNRRFDPSFARLRAEIDAGAIGDVEMVQITSRDPSAPPVDYIKRSGGLFRDMMIHDLDMARFLLGEEIVSVYATGAVLTDPAIKATGDVDSAAATLRTKSGRMAVITNSRRATYGYDQRIEVHGSKGLVEAGNHRTTSVTVANGSGYTAEPLMDFFMSRYADAYRIELTTFCDVVAGKTTNYPSGADGLKALILADAALESLSTGKEVLVG; encoded by the coding sequence ATGCTTAATATCGGACTTCTTGGTGCTGGCCGTATCGGCATCACCCACGCCAAAGCCGTTCAGGCCCTGCCAAATGCCAAAATCGCCAAGGTTTTCGACCCGGTCGATGCCGCAGCGGAAAACGCGATTGCCCTTACCGGGGCCACCCGTGCGACGGTCGAGGAAATCATGGCGGATGGCAATATTCACGCCGTTATCATTGCGACCCCAACCGACCTTCATGCCGATCAGATCGAACTGGCCGCGCGGGCGGGCAAGGCGATTTTCTGTGAAAAACCGGTCGATCTGGATGCCGGGCGGGTGCGCGATTGCCTGAAAGTGGTCGAGGAAACCGGTGCGGTTCTGATGGTTGGTTTCAACCGTCGTTTTGACCCCAGTTTTGCGCGCCTTCGGGCCGAAATTGACGCGGGCGCGATTGGCGATGTTGAAATGGTGCAGATCACGTCGCGTGATCCGTCCGCGCCGCCGGTTGATTACATCAAACGGTCGGGCGGGCTTTTCCGCGATATGATGATCCATGACCTTGATATGGCGCGCTTCCTTCTGGGCGAGGAGATTGTATCGGTCTATGCCACCGGTGCGGTCCTGACCGATCCGGCAATCAAGGCGACGGGTGATGTCGATAGTGCGGCTGCAACCCTTCGGACCAAAAGCGGCCGGATGGCGGTGATCACCAATTCGCGCCGTGCGACATATGGCTATGACCAGCGCATCGAAGTGCATGGCTCAAAGGGCCTTGTCGAGGCCGGAAACCATCGCACCACGTCGGTGACGGTGGCGAACGGATCGGGATATACCGCCGAACCGTTGATGGATTTCTTCATGTCGCGTTATGCCGATGCATATCGGATCGAGCTGACGACTTTCTGTGATGTGGTGGCGGGTAAAACCACCAATTATCCCAGCGGTGCAGATGGCCTGAAAGCGTTGATTCTGGCCGATGCAGCACTTGAATCGCTTTCGACTGGCAAGGAAGTTCTGGTCGGGTAA
- the iolB gene encoding 5-deoxy-glucuronate isomerase — MADLLRKPSGTCGKVHDITAQSANWGYVGFGLYHLKAGESAAEPTGDREVILVLVEGKAEIAVGDQNFGELGKRMSVFERIPPACVYAPNDANWTAKATTDCVLAVCTAPGKGNYPARVISDIEMVERGKGANTRYIHPIAMEEKDIADSLLVTEVFTPSGNWSSYPPHRHDEDNYPDMTYLEETYYHRLNPKQGFGFQRVFTEDGELDETMAVSDGDVVLVPKGHHPCGSPYGYEMYYLNVMAGPMRKWRFQNHPDHDWIFQRDSK; from the coding sequence ATGGCCGATCTGCTGAGAAAACCGTCGGGGACCTGTGGAAAGGTTCATGACATTACCGCCCAAAGTGCCAATTGGGGCTATGTCGGGTTCGGACTTTATCACCTGAAAGCCGGTGAAAGTGCAGCCGAGCCGACGGGCGACCGCGAGGTGATTCTGGTTCTTGTCGAAGGCAAGGCCGAAATCGCGGTGGGCGATCAGAATTTTGGGGAATTGGGCAAACGCATGAGCGTGTTTGAACGTATCCCGCCTGCCTGTGTTTATGCGCCCAACGATGCCAACTGGACCGCCAAGGCCACGACTGATTGCGTTTTGGCGGTCTGTACCGCACCGGGAAAGGGCAATTATCCAGCCCGCGTGATCAGCGATATCGAGATGGTCGAACGTGGCAAGGGCGCTAATACCCGGTACATCCATCCGATTGCGATGGAGGAAAAGGATATTGCCGACAGTCTTCTCGTGACCGAGGTTTTCACGCCGTCGGGCAACTGGTCAAGCTATCCGCCGCACCGCCATGACGAGGATAATTATCCCGACATGACATACCTTGAGGAAACCTATTATCACCGGCTTAACCCCAAGCAGGGCTTTGGTTTCCAGCGGGTGTTTACCGAGGATGGGGAGCTTGACGAAACCATGGCGGTTTCAGATGGCGATGTGGTGCTGGTGCCCAAGGGGCATCACCCGTGCGGCAGTCCTTATGGCTATGAGATGTATTACCTGAATGTCATGGCTGGACCGATGCGCAAATGGCGGTTCCAGAACCATCCCGATCACGACTGGATTTTCCAGCGCGACAGCAAATAA
- the iolE gene encoding myo-inosose-2 dehydratase produces MILYGTNPIAWSNDDDQTLGAEISLETCLSEAGEIGFDGIEKGHKMPTEPAALKAKLDPNGLKFVSGWHSLNLLTHSVEDEKKAIQPHLDLLKAMGCKVCIVCETSNAIHGNDNAALSDSPVLPADKWAKFGADVEAIAAYCAEQGVTLVYHHHMGTIVETADEIHQFMAHTGPKTHLLLDTGHAWFGGANPEELASRYMGRVAHIHCKNVRPKIAEQVRNQHLSFLEGVRRGVFTVPGDEEGIVDFEPVLKIAAEHDYSGWLVIEAEQDPVVRNPFKYQSMGLKALRAMAQKTGLDKGEA; encoded by the coding sequence ATGATCCTTTACGGTACCAACCCGATTGCCTGGTCCAATGACGATGATCAGACGCTGGGTGCTGAAATCAGCCTCGAAACCTGTTTGTCCGAAGCAGGCGAAATCGGTTTTGACGGGATTGAAAAAGGCCACAAGATGCCGACCGAACCGGCGGCACTGAAGGCCAAGCTTGATCCCAACGGGCTTAAATTCGTGTCGGGCTGGCATTCGCTTAACCTTCTGACCCATTCGGTCGAGGACGAGAAAAAGGCGATCCAGCCGCATCTGGATTTGCTGAAAGCCATGGGATGCAAGGTGTGCATCGTGTGCGAAACCAGCAATGCGATCCACGGCAATGACAATGCGGCCCTGTCTGATAGCCCGGTTTTGCCAGCGGACAAATGGGCGAAATTTGGTGCGGATGTTGAGGCGATTGCCGCCTATTGCGCCGAACAGGGCGTGACATTGGTGTATCATCACCATATGGGGACGATTGTTGAAACGGCCGATGAAATTCATCAATTCATGGCCCATACCGGCCCGAAAACACACCTGTTGCTGGATACCGGGCACGCATGGTTTGGCGGGGCAAATCCCGAAGAACTGGCAAGCCGTTATATGGGGCGGGTCGCCCATATCCATTGCAAAAACGTGCGCCCGAAAATCGCCGAGCAGGTCCGTAATCAGCATCTGAGCTTCCTTGAAGGGGTGCGTCGTGGGGTGTTTACCGTGCCCGGTGACGAGGAAGGCATTGTTGATTTTGAACCGGTTCTGAAAATCGCGGCCGAGCATGATTATTCCGGCTGGCTGGTGATTGAGGCAGAACAGGACCCGGTTGTGCGCAACCCGTTCAAATATCAGTCGATGGGGCTTAAGGCGCTGCGTGCGATGGCGCAGAAAACCGGACTGGATAAGGGAGAAGCCTGA
- the iolD gene encoding 3D-(3,5/4)-trihydroxycyclohexane-1,2-dione acylhydrolase (decyclizing): MKTVRLTAAQAMVRYLSKQQNEDGVPFFGGCWAIFGHGNVAGIGEALHGIGDDFPTWRGHNEQGMAHAAIAYAKASNRKRAMTVTTSIGPGATNMVTAAALAHVNRLPVLFVPGDVFANRAPDPVLQQVEDFGDGTISANDCFKPVSRYFDRIMRAEQLLTALPRAMATLTDPADCGPVTLAFCQDVQAEAFDWPESFFDTKIWKTRRPRADLDQLDAAVAAIKAAKQPMIIAGGGVHYAGACGALAEFAHRHNIPVGETQAGKSAMPWDDELNLGSIGVTGASSANAIAEKSDLIIAVGTRLQDFTTGSWALFKHPERRILSINVASYDAAKHNAIAVTGDARVTLAEIGGMLGDYRAPAIDAGLKSDWIAAVDKVTATPTGNALPTDAQVIGAVQRSVDDDAIVVCAAGGLPGELHKLWKAAKPNGYHVEYGFSCMGYEIAGGLGVKMAQPDREVVVTVGDGSYMMMNSELATSVMLGHKIITVILDNRGFGCINRLQMATGGESFNNLLDTARHVVPSAIDFTAHAGSMGAIAEKVSSISELEAAMERARKADRSYAIVIDTDPLPSTDAGGHWWDVAVPEVSVRPTVNEARKNYEAALKQQRPGD; the protein is encoded by the coding sequence ATGAAAACCGTTCGACTAACCGCCGCCCAAGCGATGGTGCGGTATCTGAGCAAACAGCAGAACGAAGACGGTGTACCGTTTTTCGGCGGGTGCTGGGCGATTTTCGGTCATGGTAATGTCGCCGGGATTGGCGAGGCATTGCATGGCATAGGTGATGATTTCCCGACATGGCGCGGCCATAACGAGCAGGGCATGGCCCATGCCGCCATTGCATATGCCAAGGCATCGAACCGCAAGCGTGCCATGACGGTCACGACATCGATCGGGCCGGGTGCTACCAATATGGTGACCGCCGCGGCCTTGGCGCATGTCAACCGCCTGCCGGTTCTGTTTGTGCCCGGTGACGTGTTTGCCAATCGCGCACCTGATCCGGTGTTGCAGCAGGTCGAGGATTTCGGCGATGGCACGATTTCGGCCAATGATTGTTTCAAGCCGGTCAGCCGTTATTTTGATCGCATCATGCGCGCCGAGCAGCTTTTGACCGCCCTGCCGCGTGCGATGGCGACCCTGACCGATCCGGCCGATTGCGGGCCGGTGACATTGGCATTCTGTCAGGATGTGCAGGCCGAGGCGTTTGATTGGCCCGAAAGTTTCTTTGATACCAAAATCTGGAAAACCCGGCGTCCGCGTGCCGATCTGGATCAGCTTGACGCGGCGGTGGCGGCGATCAAGGCGGCCAAGCAACCGATGATCATTGCCGGTGGCGGGGTGCATTATGCCGGGGCGTGTGGTGCCTTGGCCGAGTTCGCCCATCGTCACAATATCCCGGTCGGGGAAACGCAGGCGGGTAAATCCGCCATGCCGTGGGATGATGAGCTTAACCTTGGTTCCATTGGTGTCACGGGGGCCAGTAGTGCCAACGCGATTGCCGAAAAATCCGATCTGATCATCGCGGTCGGCACACGATTGCAGGATTTCACCACCGGAAGCTGGGCGCTGTTCAAGCATCCGGAGCGGCGCATCCTGTCGATCAATGTCGCGTCCTATGACGCGGCCAAACACAATGCGATTGCGGTAACGGGTGATGCCAGGGTGACCTTGGCCGAAATCGGCGGGATGCTGGGCGATTACCGGGCACCGGCGATTGATGCCGGGCTTAAATCCGACTGGATTGCGGCGGTGGACAAGGTAACGGCAACGCCGACGGGCAATGCCCTCCCGACCGATGCACAGGTGATTGGTGCGGTTCAGCGAAGTGTCGATGACGATGCGATTGTCGTCTGTGCGGCGGGTGGTCTGCCCGGCGAGTTGCACAAGCTTTGGAAGGCGGCAAAACCCAATGGTTATCACGTTGAATATGGCTTTTCCTGCATGGGATATGAAATTGCCGGCGGGCTTGGGGTCAAGATGGCACAGCCCGACCGCGAGGTCGTGGTGACGGTCGGTGACGGATCATATATGATGATGAATTCCGAACTGGCGACCAGTGTGATGCTGGGCCACAAGATCATCACCGTGATCCTTGATAACCGCGGCTTTGGCTGCATCAACCGGCTGCAGATGGCAACCGGCGGGGAGAGTTTTAACAACCTTCTTGATACCGCGCGCCATGTGGTGCCGTCCGCGATTGATTTCACCGCCCATGCCGGATCGATGGGGGCGATTGCCGAAAAGGTATCGTCGATCAGCGAACTGGAAGCGGCGATGGAACGTGCCCGGAAGGCAGACCGTTCCTATGCCATTGTCATTGATACCGATCCCCTGCCAAGCACCGATGCCGGTGGCCATTGGTGGGATGTTGCCGTGCCGGAAGTTTCGGTGCGGCCAACGGTGAATGAAGCACGCAAAAATTACGAAGCTGCGCTTAAACAACAGCGCCCCGGAGATTGA
- a CDS encoding bifunctional 5-dehydro-2-deoxygluconokinase/5-dehydro-2-deoxyphosphogluconate aldolase: MKKLDVITIGRSSVDLYGAQIGGRLEDMASFSKYIGGSPTNMACGTARLGLKSALITRVGDEHMGRFIREQLVAEGVDVRGVITDPERLTALVLLGVRDQEQFPLIFYRENCADMALCEDDIDPEFIADARCVTVTGTHLSHPRTRGAVLKALKLARENGAKTALDIDYRPNLWGLSGHGDGENRFIASDKVTKELQSTLHLFDLIVGTEEEFHIAGGTTDTLEALENVRVTSHATLVCKRGPMGAVAFTGKIGAKLDDGISGPGFPVEVFNVLGAGDGFMSGLLKGWLTDQDWETSLKYANACGAFAVSRHGCTPAYPSWEELQFFFKRGIKNPSLRHDAELEQIHWSTNRIGDWPEMRVFAFDHRMQLEDLADEVGVSRDRIGPFKELCLRSVRDVAGDKSGYGILCEPRLGRDALYAAAGTRLWIGRPVELPGSRPLRLEIGPDIGSKLAEWPVEHVVKVLCFYHPDDDAAMKADQEETIKRLADGARANRLEFLLEIIPSKVAACDDQTTAKIIQRFYEIGVYPDWWKLEPMKSDTAWRHACDMISRHDPYCRGIVVLGLEAPEAELVASFEVAAKHDMVKGFAVGRTIFAGVARDWLAGNIDDQTAVAQMAEKYRALCTTWDAARKKSGGAA; encoded by the coding sequence ATGAAAAAGCTTGATGTCATTACCATCGGAAGATCATCGGTCGATCTTTATGGCGCGCAGATCGGCGGCCGACTTGAGGATATGGCATCCTTTAGCAAATATATCGGCGGATCGCCCACCAATATGGCGTGCGGAACCGCGCGGCTTGGCCTGAAATCAGCCCTGATTACGCGGGTCGGGGACGAGCATATGGGCCGTTTCATCCGTGAACAGCTTGTGGCCGAAGGGGTGGATGTGCGCGGGGTGATTACCGACCCCGAACGTCTGACGGCCCTTGTCCTTTTGGGCGTGCGCGATCAGGAACAGTTTCCGTTGATTTTCTATCGCGAAAACTGTGCCGATATGGCGTTGTGCGAGGATGACATTGATCCCGAATTCATCGCCGATGCGCGGTGCGTTACGGTGACAGGGACGCATTTATCGCATCCGCGCACGCGGGGAGCGGTTCTGAAGGCGTTGAAACTGGCGCGGGAAAATGGGGCCAAAACAGCACTTGATATCGATTACCGGCCCAATCTTTGGGGATTGTCGGGGCATGGGGACGGTGAAAACCGCTTCATTGCATCGGACAAAGTCACCAAGGAGCTGCAATCGACCCTGCATCTGTTTGACCTGATTGTCGGGACCGAGGAAGAATTTCACATTGCCGGTGGCACGACCGATACGCTTGAGGCGCTTGAAAATGTGCGGGTTACGTCGCATGCGACGCTGGTGTGCAAACGCGGGCCGATGGGGGCGGTTGCCTTTACCGGCAAGATTGGTGCGAAGCTTGATGACGGTATTTCCGGCCCTGGTTTCCCGGTTGAGGTGTTTAACGTTCTGGGCGCTGGCGACGGGTTTATGTCCGGCCTGCTCAAGGGCTGGCTGACGGATCAGGATTGGGAAACGTCGCTTAAATATGCCAATGCCTGCGGGGCGTTTGCGGTGTCGCGGCATGGCTGCACGCCGGCCTATCCCAGTTGGGAAGAATTGCAGTTCTTTTTCAAGCGGGGGATCAAGAACCCGTCGTTGCGTCATGATGCGGAGCTGGAGCAGATCCATTGGTCGACGAACCGGATTGGTGACTGGCCGGAAATGCGGGTTTTTGCATTTGATCACCGCATGCAGCTTGAAGACCTGGCCGATGAGGTTGGCGTTTCGCGCGACCGGATCGGGCCGTTCAAGGAGCTTTGTCTGCGTTCGGTGCGCGATGTAGCGGGCGACAAATCGGGTTATGGCATCCTGTGCGAACCGCGCCTTGGCCGTGATGCGCTTTATGCCGCAGCCGGTACCCGGCTTTGGATCGGGCGGCCGGTTGAATTGCCGGGATCGCGTCCGTTACGGTTGGAAATCGGCCCTGATATTGGCAGCAAGCTTGCCGAATGGCCGGTCGAGCATGTCGTCAAGGTGCTGTGTTTCTATCACCCCGATGACGACGCGGCGATGAAGGCCGATCAGGAAGAAACCATCAAACGTCTGGCAGATGGGGCACGGGCCAACAGGCTTGAATTCCTTCTGGAAATCATCCCGTCCAAGGTTGCGGCCTGTGATGATCAGACGACGGCAAAGATCATCCAGCGGTTCTATGAAATCGGGGTGTATCCCGATTGGTGGAAGCTGGAGCCGATGAAATCGGACACGGCATGGCGTCATGCCTGTGACATGATTTCGCGCCATGATCCGTATTGCCGGGGCATCGTCGTTCTGGGCCTTGAAGCGCCCGAAGCCGAACTGGTGGCAAGTTTCGAAGTTGCCGCCAAGCATGACATGGTCAAGGGATTTGCCGTCGGGCGGACGATCTTTGCCGGGGTTGCGCGCGACTGGCTTGCGGGTAACATTGACGATCAAACAGCCGTTGCACAGATGGCGGAAAAATATCGCGCGCTTTGCACCACATGGGACGCGGCACGCAAAAAATCGGGAGGAGCGGCATGA
- a CDS encoding ATP-binding cassette domain-containing protein has protein sequence MSTPLIEMNNIEKHFGPVIALGGVSFDVMEGECHCLLGDNGAGKSTFIKTMSGVHKPTKGTMKVSGKEITFDSPRDAMESGIATVYQDLAMIPLMSVTRNFWMGREPRKSFGPFKWIDFDHANSVTLNEMARMGINLREPEQAVGTLSGGERQTVAIARAVYFGAKVLILDEPTSALGVRQTSNVLATIDRVRKSGIGVIFITHNVRHAMAVGDRFTVLNRGQTHGTAKRGEIKPEELQDLMAGGQELAELEGSLGGTI, from the coding sequence ATGAGCACGCCATTGATTGAAATGAACAATATCGAAAAGCATTTTGGTCCGGTGATTGCGCTGGGCGGGGTGTCGTTCGATGTGATGGAAGGCGAGTGCCATTGTCTTCTGGGCGATAATGGTGCGGGCAAATCGACCTTTATCAAGACCATGTCGGGTGTGCATAAACCGACCAAGGGGACGATGAAGGTCAGCGGCAAGGAAATCACATTTGATAGCCCGCGTGACGCCATGGAAAGCGGCATTGCCACCGTTTATCAGGATCTGGCGATGATCCCGTTGATGTCGGTGACGCGCAATTTCTGGATGGGGCGTGAACCGCGCAAAAGTTTCGGCCCGTTCAAATGGATCGATTTCGATCATGCCAATTCCGTCACGCTGAACGAAATGGCCCGTATGGGCATCAATCTGCGTGAACCCGAACAGGCGGTTGGCACCCTTTCGGGGGGCGAGCGGCAGACGGTGGCGATTGCGCGTGCGGTCTATTTCGGGGCCAAGGTCCTTATTCTGGACGAGCCGACATCGGCCCTTGGCGTGCGGCAGACATCCAATGTCCTTGCGACCATCGACCGTGTGCGCAAATCGGGCATCGGGGTGATTTTCATTACCCATAACGTGCGCCATGCCATGGCGGTAGGCGACCGTTTCACGGTTTTGAACCGCGGGCAGACGCATGGCACGGCAAAGCGGGGCGAAATCAAACCCGAAGAATTGCAGGATCTGATGGCGGGCGGTCAGGAACTGGCCGAGCTTGAAGGATCGCTTGGGGGGACGATCTGA
- a CDS encoding ABC transporter permease: MTDERLKQVSTLRRAMIRPELGAICGTILVFVFFFMIAGDSGMFSPEGVQNWGVVSAQFAIIAVGACLLMIAGEFDLSVGSMIGFAGVVIAILSVHMGWPVWLSIIAAFVVCVALGALNGFLVIKTGLPSFIVTLAFLYILRGLTIWLSILTTRQTIIGGVKEAAEGDPLAFLFGGVIFKDLFQWFADLGLLDTFTRGSRAGQPVVEGLPMLVVWALALVIFGHWLLTKTRFGNWIFASGGDAQAARYVGVPVNRVKILMFMFTAFCATVFATCQVMEFGSAAADRGLLKEFEAIICVVIGGALLTGGYGSVIGAALGALIFGVVQQGLFFAGAESSLFRVFLGGILILAVIMNTYIRRMITGER; encoded by the coding sequence ATGACGGACGAGCGGCTCAAGCAAGTCTCAACCCTTCGACGTGCCATGATCCGACCGGAACTGGGTGCTATTTGCGGCACGATCCTGGTCTTTGTTTTCTTCTTCATGATCGCGGGCGATAGCGGCATGTTCTCGCCCGAAGGGGTCCAGAACTGGGGCGTGGTTTCTGCGCAGTTTGCCATTATCGCCGTTGGCGCCTGTCTTTTGATGATTGCTGGCGAATTTGATCTGTCGGTTGGATCGATGATCGGCTTTGCCGGGGTGGTGATTGCCATTCTGTCGGTGCATATGGGATGGCCGGTGTGGCTGTCGATCATTGCGGCCTTCGTCGTTTGCGTCGCCCTTGGTGCGCTAAACGGGTTCCTTGTGATCAAGACCGGACTGCCGAGCTTTATCGTCACGCTGGCGTTTCTTTATATCCTGCGCGGTCTGACCATCTGGTTATCCATCCTGACCACGCGCCAGACGATTATTGGCGGGGTCAAGGAAGCCGCAGAGGGTGATCCGCTGGCTTTCCTGTTTGGCGGGGTGATTTTCAAGGACCTGTTCCAGTGGTTTGCCGATCTGGGGCTGCTTGATACCTTTACGCGCGGTTCGCGTGCCGGTCAGCCGGTTGTTGAAGGCCTGCCGATGCTGGTGGTCTGGGCGCTGGCTCTGGTGATTTTCGGGCACTGGCTTTTGACCAAAACCCGTTTCGGGAACTGGATTTTCGCATCCGGCGGGGATGCGCAGGCAGCACGCTATGTCGGGGTGCCGGTTAATCGGGTCAAAATCCTGATGTTCATGTTTACCGCGTTCTGTGCCACGGTTTTCGCCACCTGTCAGGTGATGGAATTCGGTTCGGCGGCAGCCGACCGCGGGCTTTTGAAAGAGTTTGAAGCGATCATCTGTGTGGTGATCGGTGGCGCGCTTTTGACCGGGGGATATGGTTCGGTCATCGGGGCGGCACTTGGCGCGCTGATTTTCGGTGTGGTTCAGCAGGGGCTGTTTTTTGCCGGGGCTGAAAGTTCGCTGTTCCGTGTGTTCCTGGGCGGTATCCTGATCCTTGCCGTCATCATGAACACCTATATCCGCCGCATGATCACGGGAGAACGGTGA
- a CDS encoding sugar ABC transporter substrate-binding protein, whose amino-acid sequence MKKTLTAIAAAAIAFAGLTGTASAEDEKFVLISHAPDSDSWWNTIKNAIKVAGDQMEVTVDYRNPPTGDLADMARIVEQAAATNPDGIIVTIADFNVLKGPIMDAVDRGIPVITINSGTVEQSAELGALMHVGQPEYDAGFGAGKRAAAAGAKSFVCVNHYITNPASVERCRGFADALGVELGSQMIDSGMDPSEVKNKVAAYLNSNPDVDAILTLGPNSAHPTLAAVRDAGLAGQIMFGTFDLSSEIAEAIKKDEINFAIDQQPYLQGYLPVVILTNYARYGVLPSGNINSGPGFITKDNIALVEKYAGEFR is encoded by the coding sequence ATGAAGAAGACTTTGACCGCAATTGCGGCCGCTGCCATTGCCTTTGCCGGATTGACCGGGACTGCTTCGGCAGAAGACGAAAAATTCGTTCTGATCAGCCATGCACCGGACTCGGACAGCTGGTGGAACACCATCAAGAATGCCATCAAGGTCGCAGGCGACCAGATGGAAGTCACGGTTGATTACCGTAACCCGCCGACCGGCGATCTGGCCGATATGGCCCGTATCGTTGAACAGGCGGCTGCCACCAACCCGGACGGCATTATCGTTACCATCGCCGATTTCAACGTGCTTAAAGGCCCGATCATGGATGCGGTTGATCGCGGTATTCCGGTGATCACCATCAATTCCGGCACGGTTGAACAGTCCGCCGAGCTTGGCGCGCTGATGCATGTCGGTCAGCCGGAATATGATGCCGGTTTCGGCGCAGGCAAACGGGCCGCAGCCGCCGGTGCGAAATCATTTGTCTGTGTGAACCATTACATCACCAACCCGGCATCGGTTGAACGTTGCCGTGGCTTTGCCGATGCGCTGGGTGTCGAACTTGGCAGCCAGATGATCGATAGCGGCATGGACCCGTCGGAAGTGAAGAACAAGGTTGCGGCGTATCTTAATTCCAACCCGGATGTGGATGCGATCCTGACCCTTGGTCCGAACTCTGCGCACCCGACCCTGGCCGCCGTTCGTGATGCCGGTCTTGCCGGTCAGATCATGTTTGGCACGTTCGATCTTTCCAGCGAAATCGCCGAAGCGATCAAAAAGGACGAAATCAACTTTGCCATCGATCAGCAGCCTTACCTTCAGGGGTATCTGCCGGTCGTTATCCTGACCAACTATGCACGATATGGTGTTCTGCCATCCGGCAACATCAATTCCGGTCCTGGTTTCATTACCAAGGACAATATCGCGCTTGTTGAAAAATACGCTGGCGAATTCCGTTAA
- a CDS encoding MurR/RpiR family transcriptional regulator, producing the protein MTDQTAPVSLEEFNHRLAEISEAMPKRLRQCAEFVAQNTDRIAVSTVAELSAGAGVQPSAFMRFCQLLGFSGFSEMQKMFRETYAQKWPDYATRLENLRASGADSPSALLAEFVEAGRLSLENLASSIDAGSLEEAVDVLAAAPMIHIVGFRRAFPVASYLSYAFEKMDIPAVLHDGVGKLNPRHAIRKGDVMIAITFAPYSQETIDLAAYARGLGNPVVAITDTMTSPLRRIDALTLAVSEVDVGAFRALSATLSLAISLAVAIGAKRDQAAQ; encoded by the coding sequence ATGACGGACCAAACCGCGCCGGTCTCGCTTGAGGAATTCAATCATCGTCTTGCTGAAATATCGGAGGCAATGCCCAAAAGATTGAGGCAATGCGCCGAATTCGTTGCCCAGAATACAGACCGTATTGCGGTTTCGACCGTGGCGGAGCTGTCCGCCGGGGCGGGGGTACAGCCATCGGCCTTCATGCGGTTCTGTCAGTTGCTGGGCTTTTCGGGTTTTTCCGAAATGCAGAAGATGTTTCGCGAAACATATGCCCAGAAATGGCCCGATTACGCGACGCGATTGGAAAATCTGCGGGCAAGCGGGGCCGATAGCCCAAGCGCGCTTTTGGCCGAGTTTGTCGAGGCCGGGCGGCTGTCACTGGAAAATCTGGCATCGTCGATTGATGCAGGGTCGCTTGAAGAGGCGGTTGATGTGCTGGCCGCAGCCCCGATGATCCATATTGTCGGATTCAGGCGGGCATTCCCGGTCGCGAGTTATTTATCCTATGCGTTTGAAAAAATGGACATCCCGGCAGTGCTGCATGACGGGGTGGGGAAGCTTAACCCGCGCCACGCCATCCGCAAGGGCGATGTCATGATTGCCATTACCTTTGCCCCCTATTCGCAGGAAACCATCGATCTGGCGGCCTATGCACGGGGACTCGGCAACCCGGTGGTGGCGATTACCGATACCATGACCAGCCCGCTTCGGCGGATTGATGCCCTGACACTTGCGGTGTCCGAAGTCGATGTGGGTGCGTTCAGGGCGCTGTCGGCCACGCTTTCTCTGGCAATTTCGCTGGCGGTTGCGATCGGGGCGAAGCGCGATCAGGCTGCGCAATAG